Proteins co-encoded in one Geovibrio ferrireducens genomic window:
- the rpsM gene encoding 30S ribosomal protein S13, with translation MARIAGVDIPNNKKVEIGLTHIFGVGRQVALSILKETNISLEKRIGDLTETEISEIRLYIEANLKVEGDLRKDIALNVKRLMEINCYRGQRHKMHLPCRGQKTRSNARTRRGLAGKRGIKRK, from the coding sequence GTGGCACGTATAGCTGGTGTTGATATTCCCAACAACAAAAAAGTTGAAATCGGACTTACCCACATCTTCGGCGTTGGCCGTCAGGTGGCTTTGTCTATACTTAAAGAGACTAATATATCGCTGGAGAAGAGAATCGGCGACCTTACGGAAACCGAAATCTCAGAAATCAGGCTTTATATCGAAGCCAACCTTAAGGTTGAGGGTGATCTCAGAAAAGATATCGCTCTTAATGTTAAAAGGCTCATGGAAATCAACTGTTACAGAGGACAGAGGCATAAAATGCACCTTCCCTGCCGCGGTCAGAAAACCAGAAGCAATGCGAGAACCAGAAGAGGTCTTGCTGGCAAACGCGGTATCAAAAGGAAGTAG
- the rpmJ gene encoding 50S ribosomal protein L36, giving the protein MKVRASVKPICSKCKIVKRKGVVRVICENPRHKQRQG; this is encoded by the coding sequence ATGAAGGTCAGGGCAAGTGTTAAGCCTATTTGCAGTAAATGCAAAATTGTTAAAAGAAAAGGTGTCGTAAGGGTGATATGTGAAAACCCCAGACACAAACAGAGACAGGGCTAA
- a CDS encoding type Z 30S ribosomal protein S14 has product MATKAKYFHAFKKKKFKVREYNRCPICGRPRAFLRRFNMCRICFRKFALKGEIPGVRKSSW; this is encoded by the coding sequence GTGGCAACTAAGGCTAAATATTTCCATGCCTTTAAGAAGAAAAAGTTTAAAGTCAGGGAATACAACCGCTGCCCCATTTGCGGCCGTCCCAGGGCTTTCCTGAGAAGATTTAACATGTGCAGGATCTGCTTCAGAAAATTTGCTCTGAAGGGTGAGATTCCCGGCGTAAGAAAATCGAGCTGGTAG
- a CDS encoding DNA-directed RNA polymerase subunit alpha, with the protein MIIMNFHEIIKPRKIEPVGEVTSKYGKYVAEPYEKGFGITVGNALRRVMLSSIEGTAVVGVKIEGVTNEFSTLPGVYEDIVDIILNLKALDLKLGVHEQRRFYIRKKGEGPVTAADIRGEGQLEILNPEQVICTLTDNETELYMELLVQRGLGYVPAEEFEKDIDEVDMVPVDAIFSPVKRVNYFVENARVGQSTDYDKLIIEVETDGSITPEDAIAFAAKIVKDHMNLFINFEEPEVEDSDVDESSKNDQLFDLLDKSIEELELSVRAYNCLKNANIKTLAELCRKTDSEMLKTKNFGRKSLEEIKKVLHELGLGLGMDLEAIGYVNSDSEDE; encoded by the coding sequence ATGATCATCATGAACTTTCATGAAATAATAAAGCCCAGGAAAATCGAACCTGTAGGCGAAGTTACATCCAAATACGGAAAATACGTAGCTGAACCCTATGAGAAAGGTTTCGGTATCACCGTGGGAAATGCTCTTCGCAGAGTTATGCTTTCCTCCATTGAGGGCACTGCTGTGGTGGGCGTTAAGATCGAGGGCGTTACCAACGAGTTCAGCACACTTCCGGGTGTTTACGAAGATATAGTTGACATAATTCTCAACCTTAAAGCGCTTGATCTCAAACTCGGCGTACATGAGCAGAGAAGATTCTACATCAGGAAAAAGGGCGAAGGGCCTGTAACAGCCGCTGACATCAGAGGCGAAGGACAGCTCGAAATCCTTAATCCCGAACAGGTCATCTGCACCCTGACTGACAATGAAACAGAGCTTTACATGGAGCTTCTGGTTCAGAGAGGTCTTGGTTATGTTCCCGCTGAGGAATTTGAAAAAGATATAGACGAAGTTGATATGGTTCCCGTTGATGCGATTTTCTCGCCTGTCAAAAGGGTAAACTACTTTGTTGAAAACGCGCGCGTCGGACAGAGTACCGACTATGACAAGCTTATCATCGAAGTGGAGACAGACGGCTCCATCACTCCTGAGGATGCGATAGCTTTCGCAGCCAAAATTGTGAAGGATCACATGAACCTGTTCATCAACTTTGAAGAGCCTGAGGTTGAAGATTCCGATGTCGATGAATCCAGCAAGAATGATCAGCTTTTTGATCTTCTTGACAAGAGCATTGAAGAGCTTGAACTCTCCGTCAGAGCTTATAACTGCCTGAAGAATGCCAATATCAAAACTCTGGCTGAACTTTGCAGGAAGACGGACAGCGAAATGCTTAAAACAAAAAACTTTGGCCGCAAATCCCTTGAGGAGATCAAAAAAGTTCTCCACGAACTCGGTCTCGGACTGGGGATGGATCTTGAGGCTATAGGTTATGTGAATTCAGATTCGGAGGATGAATAG
- the rplQ gene encoding 50S ribosomal protein L17, whose protein sequence is MRHRKSGKKLGRPTAHRFSMLRSMAGFLIEHGRIETTVTRAKALRSFVEPLITFGKAGDLSARRLVLKRLPNKKVVNLLFDEVAPKFKERPGGYTRIVKTGYRKGDQADMAIIELVKE, encoded by the coding sequence ATGCGTCATAGAAAAAGCGGCAAAAAACTCGGCAGGCCGACGGCGCACAGATTCTCTATGCTCAGAAGCATGGCAGGTTTCCTGATTGAGCACGGCAGAATCGAGACAACTGTAACCAGAGCTAAAGCTCTTCGTTCTTTTGTCGAGCCCCTGATAACTTTCGGCAAGGCCGGAGACCTTTCAGCAAGAAGACTCGTGCTGAAAAGACTCCCCAACAAAAAGGTAGTTAACCTCCTTTTTGACGAAGTAGCGCCCAAGTTCAAAGAACGTCCCGGCGGCTACACAAGAATAGTCAAAACCGGCTATCGCAAAGGCGATCAGGCGGATATGGCAATTATCGAGCTTGTTAAAGAGTAA
- the rplO gene encoding 50S ribosomal protein L15 has product MELHDLRPAEGARKKRKRLGRGSASGQGTSAGKGTKGQKARSGGKVRPGFEGGQMPLTRRLPKRGFNNAKFATVYEIVNLEDINNRFNDGEEVNVLTLKEKGLARGNKDGIKVLGDGELSKKLKFDVEKVSAAAAEKIKAAGGEVVTPE; this is encoded by the coding sequence ATGGAACTTCATGATCTCAGGCCCGCAGAAGGCGCCAGAAAGAAAAGAAAAAGACTTGGCCGCGGTTCTGCCAGCGGTCAGGGTACAAGTGCCGGCAAAGGTACTAAGGGACAGAAAGCACGTTCAGGCGGGAAAGTAAGACCCGGCTTTGAAGGCGGTCAGATGCCCCTTACAAGAAGACTCCCCAAAAGAGGCTTCAATAACGCCAAATTTGCCACAGTTTATGAGATCGTTAACCTTGAAGATATAAACAACCGCTTTAACGACGGCGAAGAGGTCAATGTACTTACTCTTAAAGAGAAAGGACTGGCCCGCGGAAATAAAGACGGTATCAAGGTTCTCGGTGACGGAGAACTCAGCAAAAAACTTAAGTTTGATGTTGAAAAAGTATCCGCTGCTGCTGCTGAGAAAATCAAAGCGGCCGGCGGAGAAGTAGTTACTCCGGAGTAA
- the rplF gene encoding 50S ribosomal protein L6 yields MSRIGKKPITIPAGVKVTLDGNVCCIEGPKGKLEYAVHANTEVAVEANTITVSRKDETKLSRSVHGLTRTLISNMVDGVTKGFEKKLEIHGVGYRAAIKGQDLDLSLGFSHPVVVAPPAGIEFAMEGNTGIVVRGIDKQLVGQTAANIRKIRQPEPYKGKGIRYAGEKIIRKAGKTGKR; encoded by the coding sequence ATGTCAAGAATAGGCAAGAAACCTATTACAATACCTGCAGGAGTGAAGGTCACTCTCGACGGCAATGTGTGCTGCATTGAAGGCCCGAAAGGGAAGCTTGAGTATGCAGTGCACGCCAACACCGAGGTTGCTGTCGAAGCAAACACAATCACAGTTAGCAGGAAAGACGAAACTAAGCTGTCCCGTTCTGTACACGGCCTTACTCGTACGCTTATATCAAACATGGTAGACGGCGTCACTAAAGGCTTCGAGAAGAAGCTTGAAATACACGGCGTAGGTTACAGAGCGGCCATTAAGGGACAGGACCTCGACCTTTCCTTAGGGTTTTCTCACCCCGTTGTTGTTGCACCCCCCGCAGGCATTGAGTTTGCGATGGAAGGCAACACTGGCATAGTTGTCAGGGGCATAGACAAACAGCTTGTAGGTCAAACTGCCGCTAACATCAGGAAAATCAGGCAGCCTGAGCCCTATAAAGGCAAAGGTATCAGATACGCCGGCGAGAAGATAATCAGAAAAGCCGGTAAAACTGGTAAGAGATAA
- the secY gene encoding preprotein translocase subunit SecY, whose translation MLKKFEDIFSIPELRKRILYTLLFLFIYRIGAHVPTPGIDGGALSEFFAQQSGNLLGFFDMFTGGALSKLTVFGLGIMPYISAAIILELLTVAVPHLAELKKQGNEGREKITKYTRYGTVLISAIQGMGIAIGLESMTSPSGVHVVMFPGWGFRIVTTITLTTGTIFLMWLGEKITERGLGNGISVLIFAGIVASFPSAVSKTFTLVQTGELQIITLIVVLAIILAVTAAIVFMETSQRRLPIQHVKRIAAGPQHGNVNNSYLPLKLNPAGVIPIIFAMSILAVPSTLATFSTNEIVQKISFWFTPSSAMYYVFSLVMIVFFTYFYTSIIFNPTDIAENINKGGGVIPGKRPGEHTAAFIDYVLSRLTFVGAIYLSAVALLPQLFISGFNVPFYFGGTSLLIVIGVGMDVISKIETHLVSHNYDGFLKKGRIKGRSLI comes from the coding sequence ATGTTGAAGAAATTCGAGGATATTTTCTCGATACCGGAGCTGAGGAAGAGAATTTTATATACGCTTCTTTTCCTCTTCATATACAGGATCGGCGCTCACGTGCCGACTCCTGGCATTGACGGCGGCGCACTCAGCGAGTTTTTTGCTCAACAGTCCGGAAACCTTCTCGGTTTCTTCGACATGTTCACCGGGGGCGCCCTGTCAAAGCTTACGGTATTTGGTCTCGGCATTATGCCTTATATCTCCGCTGCTATTATACTTGAGCTTCTCACAGTTGCGGTTCCGCATCTGGCGGAGCTCAAAAAGCAGGGGAACGAGGGCAGGGAAAAAATCACAAAATATACCCGCTACGGCACGGTTCTTATCAGTGCCATTCAGGGTATGGGTATCGCCATCGGTCTTGAGAGCATGACCTCCCCAAGCGGAGTTCATGTTGTTATGTTTCCCGGCTGGGGATTCAGAATAGTCACCACAATCACCCTCACAACCGGTACAATCTTCCTTATGTGGCTTGGTGAAAAAATTACCGAACGCGGTCTCGGCAACGGTATTTCCGTTCTGATTTTCGCCGGTATTGTGGCCTCTTTTCCGTCCGCAGTCAGCAAAACATTTACACTCGTTCAGACTGGTGAGCTTCAGATAATAACCCTCATCGTGGTACTGGCGATAATACTCGCGGTCACTGCGGCGATAGTTTTTATGGAAACCTCACAGCGACGGCTGCCTATACAGCATGTCAAAAGGATAGCTGCCGGACCTCAGCACGGAAATGTGAATAACTCATATCTCCCGCTTAAGCTGAACCCCGCAGGCGTTATCCCCATAATCTTCGCTATGTCGATTCTGGCTGTGCCCAGCACACTTGCCACCTTCTCCACTAACGAAATAGTGCAGAAGATAAGCTTCTGGTTCACTCCCAGCTCGGCAATGTATTATGTCTTCTCGCTTGTTATGATCGTTTTCTTCACTTACTTCTATACTTCGATCATCTTCAACCCGACTGACATTGCGGAAAATATCAACAAAGGCGGCGGCGTTATCCCCGGTAAAAGACCCGGCGAACACACTGCCGCATTTATAGATTATGTTCTTTCAAGGCTGACTTTCGTAGGTGCTATATATCTTTCTGCGGTTGCGCTTCTGCCCCAGCTTTTCATATCAGGATTCAATGTTCCCTTCTATTTCGGCGGAACAAGCCTCCTGATCGTTATCGGTGTGGGTATGGACGTAATCAGCAAGATAGAGACACACCTTGTCTCTCACAACTACGACGGCTTCCTTAAGAAAGGAAGAATCAAAGGGAGAAGTCTCATATGA
- a CDS encoding adenylate kinase, with product MINMIFLGPPGAGKGTQSAYIIRDYGLVQISTGDLLRQAVKDQTPLGKEAKMYMDAGQLVPDALIIGLMKDRLASPDCAKGVIFDGFPRTIAQAEALDSMLKNDLKTGITHIVSLNVADELLVERAVGRRSCPKDGKVYHIKYNPPKVGGVCDLCGTTLSHRDDDREDTIKNRLKVYHETTSLLKGYYAGSGKFSEVNGEGNPDGVYEKIKGILG from the coding sequence ATGATAAATATGATATTTCTTGGGCCTCCCGGAGCAGGAAAAGGCACTCAGTCTGCATACATCATCCGTGATTACGGTCTGGTGCAGATCTCAACCGGAGACCTTCTCCGTCAGGCAGTAAAAGATCAGACACCCCTCGGCAAAGAGGCTAAAATGTATATGGACGCAGGGCAGCTTGTGCCTGATGCACTTATCATAGGCCTCATGAAGGACAGGCTCGCCTCTCCTGACTGCGCAAAGGGTGTTATCTTTGACGGCTTCCCCAGAACCATAGCTCAGGCGGAAGCGCTTGATTCTATGCTTAAAAACGATCTCAAAACAGGGATCACCCACATCGTCAGCCTTAATGTGGCGGATGAGCTTCTTGTGGAAAGAGCCGTGGGCAGAAGAAGCTGCCCGAAAGACGGAAAAGTCTACCACATCAAGTATAATCCTCCCAAAGTAGGCGGAGTGTGCGACCTTTGCGGAACTACACTCAGCCACAGGGATGATGACAGGGAAGATACGATTAAAAATCGCCTTAAGGTTTACCATGAAACCACTTCACTTCTTAAAGGATATTACGCTGGCAGCGGTAAATTCTCAGAAGTTAACGGTGAAGGAAACCCTGACGGCGTTTACGAAAAGATAAAAGGAATTCTTGGTTAA
- the rpsD gene encoding 30S ribosomal protein S4: MARYTGAVCKLCRREGTKLYLKGERCYKDKCGIEKKAYPPGQHGQLRKKLSDYGMQLREKQKVKRFYGILEAQFRLYFEKAARMQGITGENLLSLLERRLDNVVYRAGFAGSRKEARQMVRHAHFLVNGRKVNIPSFIVKVGEVVEVREKSGDHGRVKECLETAEGRGVPEWLTLDKDGKKTQVVRLPERTDINYEIHEHLIVELYSK; this comes from the coding sequence TTGGCTAGGTATACAGGCGCAGTTTGCAAGCTCTGCAGGCGTGAAGGCACAAAACTTTACCTCAAAGGCGAGCGTTGCTATAAAGATAAATGCGGTATCGAGAAAAAAGCTTATCCTCCCGGACAGCACGGTCAGCTCAGAAAAAAACTCAGCGACTACGGTATGCAGCTCAGGGAAAAACAGAAAGTTAAAAGATTTTACGGTATCCTTGAAGCCCAGTTCCGTCTTTACTTTGAGAAAGCGGCCAGAATGCAGGGCATTACCGGCGAAAACCTTCTCTCTCTCCTTGAAAGAAGGCTTGACAATGTTGTTTACAGAGCAGGTTTCGCAGGAAGCCGCAAGGAAGCAAGACAGATGGTTCGCCACGCTCACTTCCTGGTAAACGGACGTAAGGTCAATATCCCCTCTTTCATAGTGAAAGTTGGCGAAGTTGTTGAAGTAAGAGAAAAATCAGGTGATCACGGTCGCGTTAAGGAATGCCTTGAAACCGCTGAAGGAAGGGGTGTGCCTGAGTGGCTGACTCTTGACAAAGACGGCAAGAAAACCCAGGTTGTGAGACTTCCTGAGAGGACTGACATAAACTACGAGATTCATGAACACCTTATAGTGGAACTGTACTCTAAGTAG
- the rpsK gene encoding 30S ribosomal protein S11, with protein sequence MAKAKKTAKKRDRKNVPKGVAHINSTFNNTIVSFTDMGGNVICWSAGGCNGFKNSRKSTPFAAQLSAEAAAKKAMENGMREVEVNVKGPGSGRESAIRAIQAAGIKITLIRDVTPVPHNGCRPRKKRRV encoded by the coding sequence ATGGCAAAAGCTAAAAAAACAGCTAAAAAACGCGATAGGAAAAACGTCCCCAAAGGCGTCGCGCATATAAACTCAACCTTCAACAATACAATCGTTTCCTTTACCGATATGGGCGGTAATGTTATCTGCTGGTCTGCCGGCGGTTGCAACGGTTTTAAAAACTCAAGGAAATCCACTCCTTTCGCTGCTCAGCTTTCCGCTGAGGCTGCTGCTAAAAAAGCAATGGAAAACGGCATGAGAGAAGTGGAGGTCAATGTCAAGGGGCCCGGTTCCGGTCGTGAAAGCGCTATCAGGGCAATTCAGGCTGCGGGAATTAAAATCACTCTCATCAGAGACGTGACACCTGTTCCCCACAACGGCTGCAGACCCCGCAAAAAGAGAAGAGTATAA
- the map gene encoding type I methionyl aminopeptidase, with translation MVFLKSQREIELMRIPCGIVWEVLDKLSSFIKPGISTKDIDKFAENIINSRSAFPSFKGYHGYPASVCASVNEVVVHGIPSERILKEGDIITVDVGAFKEGFHGDAARTYPVGQISEEAARLIRVTEESFFNGIEYARVGNRLSDISSAVQQTVEKNGFAVVRDFFGHGIGRNMHEEPTIPNFGRPGRGLRLKEGMVLAVEPMVTAGSYETKTLSDGWTAVTADSSLAAHYENTVAITEKGPEILTIGSV, from the coding sequence ATGGTTTTCCTCAAGTCACAGAGAGAGATAGAGCTTATGAGAATCCCCTGCGGAATCGTATGGGAGGTTCTTGATAAGCTCTCCTCATTCATCAAACCGGGTATCTCAACAAAAGATATTGACAAGTTTGCTGAAAATATAATAAACTCTCGGTCTGCCTTTCCGTCCTTTAAGGGGTATCACGGGTATCCGGCAAGTGTCTGCGCCTCGGTTAACGAGGTGGTAGTACACGGAATACCGTCAGAGAGAATCCTGAAAGAGGGCGATATTATTACGGTAGACGTAGGCGCATTCAAAGAAGGTTTCCATGGTGACGCTGCGAGAACTTACCCGGTGGGTCAGATCTCAGAGGAGGCCGCAAGGCTTATCCGTGTCACTGAGGAATCTTTTTTTAATGGAATAGAATATGCACGGGTCGGAAACAGGCTTTCCGATATATCCAGCGCAGTTCAGCAGACCGTTGAAAAGAACGGTTTTGCTGTCGTTAGAGACTTTTTCGGTCACGGTATAGGGCGAAACATGCATGAAGAGCCCACCATACCTAACTTCGGCCGCCCCGGAAGGGGACTCAGGCTGAAGGAAGGAATGGTTTTAGCCGTTGAACCGATGGTCACAGCCGGTTCTTATGAAACCAAAACCCTCTCTGATGGCTGGACAGCTGTCACCGCGGACAGCAGTTTGGCGGCACATTACGAAAACACCGTTGCTATAACGGAAAAGGGACCGGAGATTCTTACAATAGGGAGCGTATGA
- the rpsH gene encoding 30S ribosomal protein S8 has protein sequence MSMTDPIADMLARLRNAYMVKKSEVVIPHSKIKEAIVENFRVEGYVKSFRVVSEENLKKIVVYLKYTDGGESVIRGLKRVSKPGRRVYVNNKNLKPVLGGLGNGIISTSEGVKTVKQCILDKVGGEYICQIW, from the coding sequence ATGAGCATGACTGATCCGATTGCTGATATGCTTGCCAGACTGCGCAACGCTTATATGGTTAAAAAATCCGAAGTTGTAATCCCTCACTCCAAAATCAAAGAGGCGATAGTAGAAAACTTCAGAGTGGAAGGCTACGTGAAAAGTTTCCGCGTGGTATCCGAAGAGAACCTTAAAAAAATCGTTGTGTATCTGAAATACACTGACGGCGGCGAGTCCGTTATCAGGGGCCTCAAAAGAGTAAGCAAGCCCGGCAGAAGAGTGTATGTAAACAACAAAAACCTTAAACCCGTTCTCGGCGGCCTTGGTAATGGTATAATCTCCACTTCCGAAGGCGTGAAAACAGTGAAACAGTGCATATTGGATAAAGTTGGCGGAGAATACATCTGCCAGATTTGGTAA
- the rplR gene encoding 50S ribosomal protein L18, translating to MVSTINKKATIRRKHARVRKKVSGTPCAPRLAVNKSNRFIYAQIIDDSTGNTIVAASSLEKVLKEKFKGVLNIEAAKEVGKVIGERAKEKGIEKVVFDRGGFLYHGRIKALADAAREAGLEF from the coding sequence ATAGTGAGCACAATTAATAAAAAAGCTACTATAAGAAGGAAGCACGCAAGAGTGCGCAAAAAAGTGTCAGGCACACCCTGCGCTCCCAGACTTGCGGTTAACAAATCCAACAGATTCATATACGCTCAGATAATAGACGATTCTACCGGCAACACTATTGTTGCCGCTAGTTCGCTTGAAAAAGTTCTCAAAGAGAAATTCAAAGGCGTGCTTAATATTGAAGCTGCTAAGGAAGTCGGTAAAGTTATCGGCGAGCGTGCTAAGGAAAAAGGCATAGAAAAGGTGGTTTTCGACAGGGGCGGTTTCCTCTACCACGGTAGAATAAAAGCTCTTGCAGATGCGGCTCGCGAAGCCGGCCTTGAGTTCTAG
- the infA gene encoding translation initiation factor IF-1, with product MSKKDDVIEIVGTVVEALPNAMFKVELENKHVILAHLSGKMRMHFIRILPGDKVTVELSPYDLSRGRITYRHKK from the coding sequence ATGAGCAAGAAGGACGATGTAATCGAGATTGTCGGTACAGTCGTTGAGGCGTTGCCCAATGCTATGTTCAAAGTTGAGCTGGAAAACAAGCATGTTATCCTTGCTCACCTTTCCGGAAAGATGAGGATGCATTTCATCCGTATTCTGCCCGGAGACAAAGTTACCGTAGAGTTATCCCCGTATGACCTTTCAAGGGGCAGGATAACCTATCGTCACAAGAAGTAA
- the rpsE gene encoding 30S ribosomal protein S5, translating to MRLAKPALSSRRFALNNTERQLVDKVVHIGRVTKVVKGGRIFKFTATVVVGDYEGRVGIGYGKAREVPDAIKKALEYAKKNLIEVPVVNGTIPHATVGKYVSTEIIMKPAAPGTGIIAGSVTRALLELAGVQNILCKSTRSRNPYNSLFAILDGFSKMRTLNEVAQVRGKKIEEIIAKPGE from the coding sequence ATGCGGCTCGCGAAGCCGGCCTTGAGTTCTAGGAGGTTTGCTTTGAATAACACCGAGCGTCAACTTGTAGATAAAGTTGTTCATATAGGCAGAGTTACAAAGGTTGTAAAGGGCGGCCGCATCTTCAAATTCACTGCAACTGTTGTTGTGGGTGACTATGAAGGACGTGTAGGCATTGGTTACGGAAAGGCAAGAGAAGTGCCGGACGCAATCAAAAAAGCCCTTGAATATGCAAAGAAGAACCTCATTGAGGTTCCCGTGGTTAACGGAACAATCCCCCACGCAACTGTGGGCAAATATGTTTCCACTGAAATAATCATGAAACCCGCGGCTCCCGGTACTGGTATCATCGCAGGAAGCGTAACGCGCGCCCTCCTTGAGCTTGCCGGAGTACAGAACATTCTTTGCAAAAGCACGCGCAGCAGGAACCCCTACAACTCGCTCTTCGCGATACTTGACGGTTTCAGCAAAATGCGCACCCTTAACGAAGTTGCACAGGTTAGGGGCAAAAAGATTGAAGAAATCATAGCCAAACCGGGAGAATAA
- a CDS encoding class II aldolase/adducin family protein yields the protein MGTAVKAEISKFGRKLVDNGLTTSFFGNISAYENGILYATKTGSMLDELEDENIVEVFLDKACQNDSLATTELCVHRRIIRDTGAKRVMHAHTVYSILAGDFFKEAACFSAAEILPFLKYVPVVTGKSGTDELAENVAEGLSMNKIVIVKDHGVFAVGDTLKECYVYISGLEFYAKALLLKKLFTKNGIIGII from the coding sequence ATGGGAACAGCAGTGAAGGCTGAAATTTCAAAATTCGGCAGAAAGCTTGTTGATAACGGGCTCACCACTTCATTTTTCGGAAATATATCAGCTTATGAAAACGGAATCCTCTATGCCACTAAAACCGGCTCAATGCTTGATGAACTTGAAGATGAGAACATTGTTGAGGTTTTCCTTGATAAGGCCTGTCAGAACGACAGTCTGGCTACTACAGAGCTTTGTGTGCACAGGAGAATCATACGTGACACAGGCGCTAAGAGGGTAATGCACGCCCACACTGTTTACTCCATTCTTGCGGGTGACTTTTTTAAGGAGGCTGCCTGTTTCAGCGCAGCGGAGATTCTCCCTTTCCTCAAATATGTCCCTGTTGTGACCGGAAAAAGCGGAACAGATGAGCTTGCAGAGAATGTTGCCGAAGGCCTCTCCATGAATAAAATTGTAATCGTAAAGGACCACGGGGTATTTGCCGTCGGTGATACTCTCAAGGAGTGCTACGTGTACATCTCCGGTCTTGAGTTTTACGCCAAGGCGCTCCTGCTCAAGAAGCTTTTTACAAAGAACGGTATTATCGGAATTATTTGA